In Mongoliitalea daihaiensis, one DNA window encodes the following:
- a CDS encoding patatin-like phospholipase family protein, translated as MSKKTVSLVLSSGGARGMAHIGAIEALEEAGYEIVSIAGCSAGALIGGIYATGNLPTFKDWICNLDRVDVFSLMDFTFSSRGFIKGEKVFGELKKLIEDCDIESLQIPFYCTAVEIPSGEERVFHSGSLYDAIRASVSIPSVLTPAKIGNQEYIDGGILNPLPFDIIPDKELGDLMVAVDLNGPKDTFMKIEKIKSKESIQLPRWMKDYKKKFSNYFKDEAKEEIHKGMGFVDLLNYSFDLLQDKLSELVLEKHKVDILIEISRDQAGTLEFEKAAELIQIGKEKMKNAIETFEYGN; from the coding sequence ATGAGTAAGAAAACTGTTTCATTGGTATTATCAAGTGGTGGGGCTCGGGGGATGGCTCATATTGGAGCTATCGAGGCGTTGGAAGAAGCAGGCTATGAGATTGTTTCCATCGCAGGCTGCTCTGCAGGAGCTTTGATCGGTGGTATCTATGCAACTGGGAATCTTCCAACATTTAAAGATTGGATTTGTAACTTGGATAGAGTAGATGTTTTTTCATTAATGGACTTCACCTTTTCCAGCCGTGGATTTATTAAGGGAGAGAAGGTTTTTGGGGAGTTAAAAAAACTTATTGAAGATTGTGATATAGAGTCCTTGCAGATACCTTTTTATTGCACAGCTGTAGAGATCCCAAGTGGGGAAGAAAGGGTTTTTCATTCAGGTAGTTTGTATGATGCCATTCGTGCGTCTGTATCTATTCCATCGGTTTTGACGCCAGCTAAAATTGGGAATCAAGAATATATTGATGGTGGTATTTTAAATCCTTTGCCATTTGATATAATTCCTGACAAGGAGTTGGGGGATCTTATGGTAGCTGTTGACCTCAATGGCCCCAAAGATACTTTTATGAAAATTGAAAAAATCAAATCAAAGGAATCGATTCAACTACCACGGTGGATGAAAGATTATAAAAAGAAATTCAGTAATTATTTCAAAGATGAAGCTAAAGAAGAAATACATAAAGGTATGGGCTTCGTCGATTTATTAAACTATTCTTTCGATCTGCTACAGGATAAATTGTCTGAGCTAGTTTTGGAAAAGCATAAAGTGGATATCCTCATAGAAATTTCCCGGGACCAAGCAGGTACCTTGGAATTTGAGAAGGCTGCTGAGCTTATTCAGATTGGGAAGGAAAAAATGAAAAACGCGATAGAAACATTTGAATATGGGAATTGA
- a CDS encoding FKBP-type peptidyl-prolyl cis-trans isomerase: MKIEKNKVVAVSYELHVDDGETGMVSFEKVDKDQPFYFLFGTGHVLPALEHALEGKEVGDSFDVFIDFENGYGDYDENKKVIIPKANFKENGQKQKDLLKVGKVIPMQDDQGNQLRGEIIKIDYKGVHMDFNSPLAGFDLHFKGEIVSIRDAEPEEIDHGHVHGPGGHHH, translated from the coding sequence ATGAAAATAGAAAAAAATAAAGTTGTAGCCGTAAGTTACGAGCTGCATGTAGACGATGGGGAAACTGGTATGGTGTCCTTTGAAAAAGTTGACAAAGACCAACCCTTCTACTTTTTATTCGGAACAGGCCATGTGCTGCCTGCTTTGGAGCATGCGTTGGAAGGCAAAGAAGTTGGCGACTCATTCGATGTATTCATCGATTTTGAAAACGGATATGGAGACTACGACGAAAATAAAAAAGTCATCATCCCTAAAGCTAATTTCAAAGAAAACGGTCAAAAACAAAAAGACCTGTTGAAGGTAGGGAAAGTTATCCCCATGCAAGACGATCAGGGCAATCAGCTGCGGGGAGAAATCATCAAAATTGACTATAAAGGGGTGCATATGGACTTCAATTCTCCCTTGGCTGGCTTTGACTTACATTTCAAAGGTGAAATCGTTTCTATCCGCGATGCTGAACCGGAAGAAATTGATCATGGACACGTACACGGTCCGGGTGGCCATCATCATTAA
- the crtD gene encoding 1-hydroxycarotenoid 3,4-desaturase CrtD, translating to MEVKKVIVIGAGIAGIASSIRMACKGFEVTVLESNSYPGGKLSEFQLEGYRFDAGPSLFTLPEQVEELFRLAGKNPSDYFQYTKLPVACHYFWEDGKRVQAYADLEKFAAEVETQLGEPKENIRTALDTSSFIYEHLAPLFMHRSLHRWETWLNAQALKCYLKLGKLGIFNTMHKANQAQFKQAKTVQLFNRYATYNGSNPYETPATLNIIPHLEFNIGAYFPRKGMFDITNSLYKLAQDLGVQFVFNTKVEEILVEKKQVKGVKTADNSYPAHIVINNMDMVNAYKTILRKQKQPEKLLNQPKSSSALIFYWGIKKEFQELDLHNILFSEDYQEEFNHIFNKGSIYHDPTVYINITSVYKKDDAPVGCMNWFTMINVPNNQGQDWDHMIAEARKTIMQKINRVLQTDIEPLIEVEQVLEPRTIESKTSSANGALYGNSSNNRYAAFMRHANFSSDIHNLYFVGGSVHPGGGIPLCLLSAKIMGEMVK from the coding sequence ATTGAAGTGAAAAAAGTAATCGTAATCGGAGCTGGAATTGCAGGAATTGCCTCATCTATCAGAATGGCATGTAAAGGTTTTGAAGTGACAGTGTTAGAATCGAATAGCTACCCAGGAGGTAAATTATCAGAATTTCAACTGGAAGGCTATCGGTTTGATGCAGGCCCTTCACTGTTTACCTTGCCGGAGCAAGTAGAAGAATTATTCCGATTAGCAGGTAAAAATCCTTCTGATTATTTTCAATACACCAAATTGCCCGTGGCCTGTCACTACTTTTGGGAAGACGGCAAGCGGGTGCAGGCCTATGCAGACCTAGAAAAATTTGCAGCAGAAGTGGAAACACAGCTTGGCGAACCAAAAGAAAATATCCGTACAGCCTTAGATACATCTTCTTTTATCTATGAGCATTTGGCACCATTATTTATGCATCGTTCCCTGCATCGCTGGGAAACATGGCTCAATGCGCAGGCGTTGAAATGCTACCTGAAGTTGGGGAAACTAGGTATTTTCAACACCATGCACAAGGCCAACCAAGCCCAATTCAAGCAAGCTAAAACTGTACAACTCTTCAATCGCTACGCTACCTATAATGGTTCCAACCCTTACGAAACACCTGCGACATTGAATATTATTCCCCACTTGGAATTCAACATTGGAGCCTACTTTCCCCGCAAGGGCATGTTTGACATCACCAATAGCCTATACAAACTCGCACAAGACTTAGGTGTGCAGTTTGTTTTTAACACCAAAGTGGAAGAAATTTTAGTAGAAAAAAAACAGGTCAAGGGGGTGAAAACAGCAGATAATAGCTATCCTGCACATATTGTCATCAACAATATGGACATGGTCAATGCCTACAAGACTATCCTTCGCAAGCAAAAGCAACCAGAAAAATTACTCAACCAACCCAAATCCTCTTCTGCTTTGATTTTCTATTGGGGTATCAAAAAGGAATTTCAAGAGCTGGATCTTCATAATATTTTATTCAGTGAAGATTATCAGGAGGAGTTTAACCACATTTTTAACAAAGGAAGCATCTATCATGACCCTACCGTGTACATCAATATCACTTCTGTGTATAAAAAAGATGATGCACCGGTGGGCTGTATGAATTGGTTTACCATGATCAATGTCCCCAATAACCAAGGACAGGATTGGGATCACATGATAGCCGAAGCGCGCAAAACCATCATGCAAAAAATCAATCGGGTTCTCCAAACTGACATAGAACCATTAATTGAAGTAGAGCAGGTCTTAGAACCACGAACCATTGAATCCAAAACATCCTCTGCCAATGGCGCATTGTATGGGAACAGCTCCAATAATCGTTACGCAGCGTTTATGCGACATGCCAATTTTTCTTCTGATATCCACAATCTCTACTTTGTAGGGGGGAGTGTACATCCAGGAGGAGGGATTCCCTTGTGTTTGTTATCAGCAAAAATTATGGGAGAGATGGTTAAATAA
- a CDS encoding VOC family protein, whose protein sequence is MNQFKPFHLAFPIRDIEETRAFYGNLLGCDIGRSTDKWIDFNFFGHQLSAHVKPEELAQAQANEVDGKYVPVRHFGAILPWEEWHELADKLKSHGIQFIIEPYIRFQGEVGEQATMFFLDPAGNALEFKSFQDPSQIFTK, encoded by the coding sequence ATGAATCAATTCAAGCCATTTCATTTAGCATTTCCCATTCGGGATATCGAAGAAACAAGAGCCTTTTATGGGAATCTTTTAGGATGTGACATCGGGAGAAGTACCGACAAATGGATAGACTTCAACTTTTTCGGGCATCAACTTTCCGCACATGTAAAACCTGAAGAGCTTGCACAAGCACAAGCCAATGAGGTGGATGGAAAATACGTTCCCGTCAGGCATTTTGGTGCAATCCTACCTTGGGAGGAATGGCATGAGCTTGCTGATAAACTTAAATCTCATGGTATTCAATTTATCATCGAACCCTATATTCGATTTCAAGGGGAAGTTGGAGAGCAAGCTACTATGTTTTTCTTGGATCCGGCAGGCAATGCGTTGGAGTTTAAGTCATTTCAAGACCCATCACAGATTTTCACAAAATAG
- a CDS encoding glycine--tRNA ligase: MAKNEQTAENAQLKDIIAHAKEYGFVYPSSEIYDGLQAVYDFGPYGVELKNNLKRLWWETMTRLNDNIVGLDSAIFMHPTTWKASGHVDSFNDPMIDNKDSKKRYRADVLIEDKAAQYEKSGDQERAQNLLNAMARLLEAEDLTGVRELIINEGITCPLSGTTNWTEVRQFNLMFSTQVGSVAEDASTIYLRPETAQGIFVNFLNVQKTARMKVPFGIAQIGKAFRNEIVARQFIFRMREFEQMEMQFFVRPGSELDWYKQWAATRMQWHKALGIPEEKLRRHDHEKLAHYANAAMDIEFEFPFGFKEVEGIHSRTDFDLKSHQEYSKKKQQYFDPEINQNYIPYVIETSIGADRLFLMTMCNAYVHENVDGKERTYLKFHPAIAPVKAAILPLTKKDGLPEKGQEIINLLKYDFNIVYEDAASIGKRYTRQDLIGTPFCIAVDHQTLEDNTVTIRHRDTTEQERVAITDLHQRLSEACSFRRIFEKC; this comes from the coding sequence ATGGCAAAGAACGAACAAACTGCGGAAAACGCACAATTGAAAGATATCATTGCACATGCCAAAGAATACGGCTTTGTGTATCCATCCTCTGAGATTTACGATGGACTTCAGGCGGTCTATGACTTTGGACCGTACGGAGTAGAATTAAAAAATAACCTCAAGCGTCTTTGGTGGGAGACGATGACTCGACTCAACGATAACATCGTAGGGTTAGACTCGGCCATTTTTATGCACCCAACTACTTGGAAAGCCTCTGGTCACGTGGATAGTTTCAACGATCCCATGATCGACAACAAAGATTCCAAAAAACGCTACAGAGCCGATGTGTTGATCGAAGATAAGGCCGCTCAATATGAGAAAAGCGGAGATCAAGAGCGAGCGCAGAATTTATTAAATGCGATGGCTCGCTTACTCGAAGCAGAGGATTTGACTGGTGTTCGCGAACTCATCATCAATGAGGGAATCACATGCCCTTTGTCCGGTACTACCAACTGGACAGAAGTTCGTCAGTTTAATTTGATGTTTTCTACCCAAGTGGGTTCTGTAGCGGAGGACGCTTCCACCATCTACTTGAGACCTGAGACAGCACAAGGTATTTTTGTCAATTTCTTGAATGTGCAGAAAACCGCTCGAATGAAAGTTCCCTTCGGTATCGCACAAATCGGTAAGGCCTTTAGAAACGAGATTGTAGCTAGACAATTCATTTTCCGTATGCGTGAATTTGAACAAATGGAGATGCAATTCTTTGTTCGCCCGGGCTCCGAGCTAGATTGGTACAAGCAGTGGGCTGCAACCCGCATGCAGTGGCACAAGGCTTTGGGTATACCAGAAGAAAAATTAAGAAGACATGACCATGAGAAGCTGGCGCACTATGCCAATGCGGCCATGGATATTGAGTTTGAATTCCCATTTGGTTTCAAAGAAGTGGAGGGTATACATTCCAGAACTGACTTTGACTTGAAGAGCCATCAGGAATACTCCAAAAAGAAACAGCAGTATTTTGACCCGGAAATCAATCAAAACTACATTCCTTACGTCATCGAAACTTCCATCGGTGCAGACCGCCTGTTTTTGATGACCATGTGCAATGCGTATGTGCATGAAAATGTTGATGGAAAGGAGCGCACTTACTTAAAATTCCATCCTGCGATTGCACCTGTAAAAGCTGCCATTCTTCCATTGACCAAAAAAGATGGTCTGCCTGAAAAGGGCCAAGAAATCATCAACTTGTTGAAGTACGATTTCAACATTGTATATGAAGATGCTGCTTCCATAGGAAAACGCTATACCCGTCAGGACTTGATTGGTACTCCTTTCTGTATCGCAGTAGATCATCAGACCCTGGAAGACAACACGGTTACGATCCGTCACAGAGACACTACCGAACAAGAGCGTGTAGCCATTACAGACCTGCATCAACGCTTGAGTGAGGCTTGTAGCTTCCGCAGAATATTTGAGAAGTGCTGA
- a CDS encoding class I SAM-dependent methyltransferase, with protein MGIEELNHLLGNIDIYLLDQILKGRFKKEMNILDVGCGEGRNCIYFLREGYKVFGIDPNPTAIQMARVYARSIQPEYDLLRFQEGDAREIPFHPAAFDAVISSAVLHFADSEEAFMQMFAEHLRVLKPGGLFFLRMCTDAGGILAKAPHLGDGVYVLPDGSERFVLKENLLNTLLETFPLSYVEAPKSVLVHGQRAMGVLVFEKGYSFI; from the coding sequence ATGGGAATTGAAGAGCTCAACCACTTGTTGGGAAATATTGATATTTATTTATTGGATCAAATCCTCAAAGGACGCTTTAAAAAAGAGATGAATATCTTGGATGTGGGCTGTGGAGAAGGAAGAAATTGCATTTATTTCTTGCGGGAAGGTTACAAGGTTTTCGGGATTGATCCGAATCCTACAGCTATTCAAATGGCAAGGGTCTACGCTCGAAGTATTCAGCCTGAGTACGATTTATTGCGTTTTCAGGAAGGGGATGCGCGTGAGATTCCTTTTCATCCCGCTGCATTTGATGCGGTTATTAGTTCGGCAGTACTTCATTTTGCAGATTCTGAAGAAGCGTTTATGCAGATGTTTGCGGAGCATTTGCGGGTGTTAAAGCCAGGAGGCTTATTTTTTCTTCGGATGTGTACAGACGCGGGGGGAATACTAGCCAAGGCTCCTCATTTAGGAGATGGAGTGTATGTATTGCCCGATGGATCAGAGCGATTCGTTCTCAAGGAAAATCTTTTGAACACGTTGTTGGAAACATTTCCGCTTTCATATGTGGAAGCTCCTAAATCAGTGTTGGTTCATGGGCAGCGTGCCATGGGAGTATTGGTGTTTGAGAAAGGGTATAGTTTTATTTAA
- a CDS encoding Gfo/Idh/MocA family oxidoreductase encodes MSVIRVGLVGFGSVGEKFHAPLISVCPMLQLTAVVERNSTRSQEKYPEVEVFKSLEKLLEADAADLLVIVTPNEFHYSQAKMALEAGKHVVVDKPVTVHSHEAETLHGLAREKGLILSIFQNRRLDGDIRTVQKLLQEGTLGRIVHFESHFDRFRPDLADNWREKEVPGNGITYDLGTHLIDQAVLLFGRPTAVQATILKQRQNAVADDFFDITLHYPGIHCRLTASCMSNVPMMKFLVLGEKGSYIKYGLDVQEKALKEERLPEGPNWGLESAEAWGQLHLAHAQMSYPTERGDYRIFYQNVADAIHGKASLLVKMEEAILVLKIIEAVFESNRTGQRIGIE; translated from the coding sequence ATGTCAGTTATAAGAGTTGGTTTAGTGGGTTTTGGCTCAGTGGGTGAAAAATTTCATGCACCGTTGATCAGTGTTTGCCCCATGCTTCAGTTAACCGCGGTGGTAGAGCGAAACAGCACCCGTTCTCAGGAAAAATATCCAGAAGTTGAGGTATTTAAGAGCTTAGAAAAACTCTTAGAAGCGGATGCTGCTGACTTACTAGTCATAGTCACCCCCAATGAATTTCATTACTCCCAAGCGAAAATGGCATTGGAGGCAGGAAAGCATGTGGTTGTAGACAAACCAGTCACCGTCCATTCCCACGAAGCAGAAACATTACATGGCTTAGCTCGAGAAAAGGGGCTCATACTTTCCATATTCCAAAACCGACGATTGGATGGAGATATCCGCACGGTTCAGAAGTTGTTGCAAGAAGGCACTTTGGGCAGGATTGTTCATTTTGAATCCCACTTTGACCGATTCAGGCCTGATTTGGCCGATAACTGGAGAGAAAAAGAAGTGCCCGGTAATGGGATCACATACGATCTGGGAACGCATTTGATTGATCAGGCTGTACTATTGTTTGGGAGACCAACCGCTGTACAGGCCACAATTTTGAAGCAACGCCAAAATGCCGTTGCGGATGATTTTTTTGACATCACCCTACACTACCCAGGTATTCATTGCCGACTGACAGCTTCCTGTATGAGTAATGTGCCGATGATGAAATTTCTTGTCCTTGGTGAAAAAGGCAGCTACATCAAATACGGTTTGGATGTGCAAGAAAAAGCCCTGAAAGAAGAGCGCTTACCAGAAGGTCCGAACTGGGGATTAGAATCAGCAGAAGCGTGGGGACAATTACACTTAGCTCACGCACAAATGTCTTACCCTACTGAAAGAGGCGACTACCGTATTTTCTATCAAAATGTTGCAGATGCTATTCACGGAAAAGCATCATTACTTGTAAAAATGGAAGAAGCCATCTTGGTTTTGAAAATTATTGAAGCTGTTTTTGAAAGCAACCGAACCGGGCAGCGAATAGGTATAGAATAG
- a CDS encoding outer membrane insertion C- signal: protein MKKLFVFTFLFVSGLTIQAQAQIAAGIQRLSSATFASIGTDPDNQIFGEARLSTGRNVGIEGTFGYNFIKRDEVNFYSGFHIGSEGDRDGFYLGVPLGLLVKPFNSKNIGISMEASPIFPNERRNYLRAGLGLKYTFR, encoded by the coding sequence ATGAAAAAATTATTTGTGTTCACATTCCTTTTCGTAAGTGGACTGACCATTCAGGCGCAGGCACAGATTGCAGCCGGAATTCAGCGCTTGAGTTCTGCTACCTTTGCAAGTATTGGAACAGATCCTGACAATCAGATCTTCGGAGAAGCCAGGCTGTCTACAGGTAGAAATGTAGGGATTGAAGGGACCTTCGGCTACAATTTTATCAAAAGGGATGAAGTAAACTTTTACTCCGGATTCCATATCGGTTCTGAGGGAGATAGAGATGGATTTTACTTAGGGGTTCCACTCGGACTATTGGTAAAGCCATTCAATTCCAAAAACATTGGCATCTCTATGGAAGCAAGTCCAATTTTCCCCAATGAGCGGAGAAATTATTTACGGGCAGGCCTTGGCCTTAAATATACATTCCGTTAA